The Ahaetulla prasina isolate Xishuangbanna chromosome 14, ASM2864084v1, whole genome shotgun sequence genome includes a region encoding these proteins:
- the LOC131185380 gene encoding alpha-N-acetylgalactosaminidase-like isoform X1, with amino-acid sequence MRLQGKPASWASVSAGRQIRLCGRRFGACFDDPQGKTRVAAKAHKQSWKMPGCRALERLTVPLLPLSLGVLLGLAPGISPLDNGLLRTPPMGWEPWLRFKCNTDCAKDPENCISEHLIKAMADRLAVDGWKELGYEYVTLDDCWAAGKRDVRGRLQADPQRFPSGMKALADYVHSKGLKFGIYSDLGNATCAGYPGTTLDTVETDANTFAEWGVDMLKLDGCFSDSSLKAIGYPKMSRALNQTGRPIALSCSWPAYEGGLPPKVNYTLLGQICNFWRNYADIEDTWDSLFHIIEWYGDNQDILQPASGPGRWNDPDMVRPSALPPAQAASPGKSSGSDGHSSGTLKAAWHPVSFQLIVSDFGLSHEQSKVQAALWAILAAPFFISCNLRNISEEAKDMLQNPLLIYINQDLRGVQGRLLARKQNFEVWKRPLVNGQYAVAVLNNRTDGAPQSFATTPSLLGISDCRAGYRLYDVLGKLSMGIYASNDTISAKATFSFRLETRREAASRASKGSEKQPCCARIYLLFKWRKTTTAINNPEDLPAPTPTSVATTSVCRSCQFGVSMRHFAVAHQKMEGNLEAP; translated from the exons ATGCGCCTTCAGGGGAAGCCCGCCAGCTGGGCAAGTGTCTCAGCTGGGCGCCAGATCCGCTTGTGCGGCCGGAGGTTCGGCGCCTGTTTtgacgacccccaggggaagacgcGTGTCGCTGCCAAAGCCCATAAACAGAGCTGGAAAATGCCCGGCTGCCGCGCCTTGGAGCGGCTTACCGTGCCGCTGCTGCCCTTGTCTTTGGGGGTCTTGCTGGGCCTGGCCCCCGGCATCTCCCCGCTTGACAACGGGCTGCTGAGGACGCCCCCGATGGGCTGGGAGCCCTGGCTGCGCTTCAAGTGCAACACGGACTGCGCGAAGGACCCCGAGAACTGCATCAG TGAGCACCTGATCAAGGCCATGGCAGACCGGCTAGCTGTGGACGGGTGGAAGGAGCTGGGCTACGAGTATGTCACCCTGGATGACTGCTGGGCAGCTGGCAAGCGGGACGTCCGCGGGAGGCTCCAGGCAGACCCCCAGAGGTTCCCCAGTGGGATGAAGGCCCTCGCTGACTAT gttcATTCTAAAGGCCTGAAATTCGGCATCTATAGCGACTTGGGTAACGCCACCTGTGCAGGTTATCCGGGCACAACCCTGGATACTGTGGAGACGGATGCAAACACCTTTGCAGAATGGGGAGTCGACATGCTAAAGCTGGATGGCTGCTTCTCCGACTCCTCCCTCAAAGCCATag GCTACCCCAAAATGAGCAGAGCGCTGAACCAAACTGGGCGGCCCATCGCCTTGTCTTGCAGTTGGCCAGCTTACGAAGGGGGTCTTCCTCCAAAG GTGAATTATACCTTACTGGGCCAGATTTGTAACTTCTGGAGGAATTACGCTGATATTGAAGATACCTGGGACAGCCTCTTCCACATCATTGAGTGGTACGGAGACAACCAGGATATCCTGCAGCCGGCTTCGGGGCCTGGAAGGTGGAATGACCCCGACATGGTGAGACCCTCTGCCTTACCTCCTGCCCAGGCTGCAAGCCCAGGGAAGAGTTCGGGGTCTGATGGCCACTCCTCGGGGACCCTGAAG GCCGCCTGGCATCCTGTCTCCTTCCAGCTGATCGTCAGCGACTTTGGCCTGAGCCATGAGCAGTCAAAGGTGCAGGCGGCGCTGTGGGCGATCCTGGCAGCCCCCTTCTTCATCTCCTGCAATCTGAGGAACATCTCGGAGGAGGCCAAGGACATGCTGCAGAACCCGCTCCTGATTTACATTAACCAGGACCTGAGGGGAGTTCAAGGCAGGCTCCTTGCCAGG AAGCAGAACTTTGAAGTCTGGAAGAGGCCCCTGGTCAATGGCCAGTATGCGGTCGCAGTCCTAAACAACAGAACTGATGGGGCCCCACAGTCATTTGCcacaactcccagcctcctgggaATCTCGGATTGCAGAGCAGGCTACAGGCTCTACGATGTGCTGGGCAAGTTGTCCATGGGCATTTACGCCTCCAATGACACCATCAGTGCCAAG GCCACATTCAGCTTCCGCTTGGAGACTCGGAGGGAGGCGGCCAGCAGAGCCAGCAAAGGGTCTGAGAAGCAGCCGTGTTGTGCAAG aATATATCTCTTATTTAAGTGGAGGAAGACCACAACAGCAATAAATAACCCTGAAGATCTCCCTGCTCCAACACCCACCTCTGTGGCTACCACTTCAGTGTGCAGAAGCTGCCAATTTGGGGTCTCAATGCGCCATTTTGCAGTTGCCCatcaaaagatggagggcaaCCTGGAGGCTCCTTGA
- the LOC131185380 gene encoding alpha-N-acetylgalactosaminidase-like isoform X5 — MRLQGKPASWASVSAGRQIRLCGRRFGACFDDPQGKTRVAAKAHKQSWKMPGCRALERLTVPLLPLSLGVLLGLAPGISPLDNGLLRTPPMGWEPWLRFKCNTDCAKDPENCISEHLIKAMADRLAVDGWKELGYEYVTLDDCWAAGKRDVRGRLQADPQRFPSGMKALADYVHSKGLKFGIYSDLGNATCAGYPGTTLDTVETDANTFAEWGVDMLKLDGCFSDSSLKAIGYPKMSRALNQTGRPIALSCSWPAYEGGLPPKVNYTLLGQICNFWRNYADIEDTWDSLFHIIEWYGDNQDILQPASGPGRWNDPDMVRPSALPPAQAASPGKSSGSDGHSSGTLKAAWHPVSFQLIVSDFGLSHEQSKVQAALWAILAAPFFISCNLRNISEEAKDMLQNPLLIYINQDLRGVQGRLLARKQNFEVWKRPLVNGQYAVAVLNNRTDGAPQSFATTPSLLGISDCRAGYRLYDVLGKLSMGIYASNDTISAKVTPTGVLLLFLNPLC, encoded by the exons ATGCGCCTTCAGGGGAAGCCCGCCAGCTGGGCAAGTGTCTCAGCTGGGCGCCAGATCCGCTTGTGCGGCCGGAGGTTCGGCGCCTGTTTtgacgacccccaggggaagacgcGTGTCGCTGCCAAAGCCCATAAACAGAGCTGGAAAATGCCCGGCTGCCGCGCCTTGGAGCGGCTTACCGTGCCGCTGCTGCCCTTGTCTTTGGGGGTCTTGCTGGGCCTGGCCCCCGGCATCTCCCCGCTTGACAACGGGCTGCTGAGGACGCCCCCGATGGGCTGGGAGCCCTGGCTGCGCTTCAAGTGCAACACGGACTGCGCGAAGGACCCCGAGAACTGCATCAG TGAGCACCTGATCAAGGCCATGGCAGACCGGCTAGCTGTGGACGGGTGGAAGGAGCTGGGCTACGAGTATGTCACCCTGGATGACTGCTGGGCAGCTGGCAAGCGGGACGTCCGCGGGAGGCTCCAGGCAGACCCCCAGAGGTTCCCCAGTGGGATGAAGGCCCTCGCTGACTAT gttcATTCTAAAGGCCTGAAATTCGGCATCTATAGCGACTTGGGTAACGCCACCTGTGCAGGTTATCCGGGCACAACCCTGGATACTGTGGAGACGGATGCAAACACCTTTGCAGAATGGGGAGTCGACATGCTAAAGCTGGATGGCTGCTTCTCCGACTCCTCCCTCAAAGCCATag GCTACCCCAAAATGAGCAGAGCGCTGAACCAAACTGGGCGGCCCATCGCCTTGTCTTGCAGTTGGCCAGCTTACGAAGGGGGTCTTCCTCCAAAG GTGAATTATACCTTACTGGGCCAGATTTGTAACTTCTGGAGGAATTACGCTGATATTGAAGATACCTGGGACAGCCTCTTCCACATCATTGAGTGGTACGGAGACAACCAGGATATCCTGCAGCCGGCTTCGGGGCCTGGAAGGTGGAATGACCCCGACATGGTGAGACCCTCTGCCTTACCTCCTGCCCAGGCTGCAAGCCCAGGGAAGAGTTCGGGGTCTGATGGCCACTCCTCGGGGACCCTGAAG GCCGCCTGGCATCCTGTCTCCTTCCAGCTGATCGTCAGCGACTTTGGCCTGAGCCATGAGCAGTCAAAGGTGCAGGCGGCGCTGTGGGCGATCCTGGCAGCCCCCTTCTTCATCTCCTGCAATCTGAGGAACATCTCGGAGGAGGCCAAGGACATGCTGCAGAACCCGCTCCTGATTTACATTAACCAGGACCTGAGGGGAGTTCAAGGCAGGCTCCTTGCCAGG AAGCAGAACTTTGAAGTCTGGAAGAGGCCCCTGGTCAATGGCCAGTATGCGGTCGCAGTCCTAAACAACAGAACTGATGGGGCCCCACAGTCATTTGCcacaactcccagcctcctgggaATCTCGGATTGCAGAGCAGGCTACAGGCTCTACGATGTGCTGGGCAAGTTGTCCATGGGCATTTACGCCTCCAATGACACCATCAGTGCCAAGGTGACGCCCACCGGGGTGCTGCTGCTCTTCCTGAACCCGCTGTGCTGA